A DNA window from Halorubrum sp. DM2 contains the following coding sequences:
- a CDS encoding HAD-IIA family hydrolase, with protein sequence MEFSGAVLDVDGTVVRGDEPIPGAPAGYRRLRGAGIETLFVSNNPTKAPPAYVDRLGAAGYDVDADRVFTAGSVTTRYLGRHHADDDLLCIADPGLLDQFAAAGLSTTDDVDAADALVASIDREFDYEDLCTALWALERDIPFIGTDPDVVIPAPERDVPGSGAVINAIAGVAERDPDAVLGKPSDTAIEMVRERLPYPPEECLVVGDRLDTDIALGERAGMTSVLVRSGVTDADDLAASEVSPDYVLDHLGEIDRVIG encoded by the coding sequence ATGGAATTCAGCGGTGCCGTCCTCGACGTCGACGGTACGGTCGTGCGCGGCGACGAGCCGATCCCGGGCGCTCCCGCGGGGTACCGGCGGCTCCGCGGGGCCGGGATCGAGACGCTGTTCGTCTCGAACAACCCGACGAAGGCACCGCCCGCGTACGTCGACCGGCTCGGGGCGGCGGGGTACGATGTCGACGCCGACCGCGTCTTCACCGCGGGCAGCGTGACGACGCGGTACCTCGGGAGACACCACGCCGACGACGACCTGCTCTGTATCGCCGACCCGGGGCTCCTCGACCAGTTCGCGGCGGCGGGACTGTCGACGACCGACGACGTCGACGCCGCCGACGCGCTGGTCGCCTCGATCGACCGCGAGTTCGACTACGAGGATCTCTGTACCGCGCTGTGGGCCTTGGAGCGCGACATCCCCTTCATCGGCACCGACCCGGACGTGGTGATCCCGGCCCCCGAGCGCGACGTGCCGGGGTCGGGGGCCGTGATCAACGCGATCGCCGGGGTCGCCGAACGCGATCCAGACGCCGTCCTCGGCAAGCCGTCGGACACCGCGATCGAGATGGTCCGCGAGCGGCTCCCGTACCCGCCCGAGGAGTGTCTCGTCGTGGGGGACCGACTCGACACGGACATCGCGCTCGGCGAGCGCGCCGGGATGACGAGCGTCCTCGTCCGCTCCGGCGTCACCGACGCCGACGACCT
- a CDS encoding GTP cyclohydrolase III, which produces MTTTQVTLVQIDNYGPWTTTPEPRREMDLQTLQSRLFADIAQFLGHRDAYVFFTRFDNMIAVTNGVDGAAHASLQESIGNRYPVSVSLGTAVAERPVDALEAANRRLQTAGSAQDESRTEVLAGEYLSETNRSDLQVAHFDVVNATGKYTDRLNEFDTFINIERAYGSLMRHLREAHGALSFFVGGDNVVAVCPDLPEPAFSAAVDHVQDDVDIELQVGVGRGASAHEAGFAAKHALEDCRHAGTSVELFGAPAAGD; this is translated from the coding sequence GTGACGACGACCCAGGTGACCCTCGTCCAGATCGACAACTACGGTCCGTGGACGACGACGCCGGAGCCGCGCCGCGAGATGGACCTCCAGACGCTCCAGTCGCGCCTCTTCGCCGACATCGCCCAGTTCCTCGGCCACCGCGACGCCTACGTCTTCTTCACCAGATTCGACAACATGATCGCGGTGACGAACGGGGTTGACGGCGCGGCCCACGCGAGCCTTCAGGAGTCGATCGGCAACCGCTACCCGGTCAGCGTCAGCCTCGGGACCGCCGTCGCCGAACGTCCCGTCGACGCGCTGGAAGCCGCGAACCGGCGGCTTCAGACCGCGGGCAGCGCCCAAGACGAGAGTCGCACCGAGGTGCTCGCCGGAGAGTACCTCTCCGAGACGAATCGGTCGGACCTCCAGGTCGCGCACTTCGACGTGGTCAACGCGACCGGGAAGTACACCGACCGACTCAACGAGTTCGACACGTTCATCAACATCGAACGGGCGTACGGCTCGCTGATGCGCCACCTCCGCGAGGCGCACGGTGCCCTCTCCTTTTTCGTCGGCGGAGACAACGTCGTGGCGGTCTGCCCTGACCTCCCCGAGCCGGCGTTCTCGGCGGCGGTCGACCACGTCCAAGACGACGTCGACATCGAGCTTCAGGTCGGGGTCGGCCGGGGGGCCTCCGCACACGAGGCCGGCTTCGCGGCCAAGCACGCGCTCGAAGACTGCCGCCACGCCGGGACGAGCGTCGAACTGTTCGGCGCGCCCGCCGCCGGCGACTGA
- a CDS encoding 1,4-dihydroxy-2-naphthoyl-CoA synthase, with product MVSEIFDPDAWESVTDEFDDITYHRAVDVPAVRIAFDRPAVRNAFRPGTVDELYAALDHARKQADIGCVLLTGNGPSEKDGGWAFCAGGDQSVRGGSGYEYRDDDEAADDDDDLVRDARAGRLHILEVQRLIRFMPKPVVAVVPGWAVGGGHSLHVICDMTLASEEHAKFLQTDPDVASFDGGFGSAYLAKQIGQKKAREVFFRGKTYSAEEAADMGMVNEVIPHEELEEVALEWADEMTRKSPTAMRMLKYAFNMADDGMVGQQVFAGEATRLAYMTDEAAEGRDAFLEGREPEFREYPWHY from the coding sequence ATGGTCTCGGAGATCTTCGATCCCGACGCGTGGGAGTCCGTCACCGACGAGTTCGACGACATCACCTATCATCGCGCCGTCGACGTCCCCGCGGTCCGGATCGCCTTCGACCGCCCCGCGGTCCGCAACGCCTTCCGGCCGGGCACGGTCGACGAGTTGTACGCCGCCCTCGACCATGCCCGCAAGCAGGCCGACATCGGCTGCGTCCTCCTCACCGGCAACGGCCCCTCGGAGAAGGACGGCGGCTGGGCGTTCTGCGCCGGCGGCGACCAGTCGGTCCGCGGCGGCTCCGGCTACGAGTACCGCGACGACGACGAGGCGGCCGACGACGACGACGACCTCGTCCGCGACGCGCGGGCGGGGCGGCTCCACATCCTCGAAGTCCAGCGGCTGATCCGCTTCATGCCCAAGCCCGTCGTCGCGGTCGTCCCGGGCTGGGCGGTCGGCGGCGGCCACTCGCTCCACGTGATCTGCGACATGACGCTCGCGAGCGAGGAACACGCGAAGTTCCTCCAGACCGACCCGGACGTGGCCTCCTTCGACGGCGGGTTCGGCTCCGCGTACCTCGCGAAACAGATCGGCCAGAAGAAGGCCCGCGAGGTGTTCTTCCGCGGGAAGACCTACTCGGCCGAGGAGGCGGCGGACATGGGCATGGTCAACGAGGTGATTCCGCACGAGGAGCTGGAGGAGGTGGCCTTGGAGTGGGCCGACGAGATGACGCGGAAGTCCCCGACCGCGATGCGAATGCTGAAGTACGCGTTCAACATGGCCGACGACGGCATGGTCGGCCAGCAGGTGTTCGCCGGCGAGGCGACGCGGCTGGCGTACATGACCGACGAAGCCGCCGAGGGCCGCGACGCGTTCTTAGAGGGCCGCGAGCCGGAGTTCCGGGAGTACCCCTGGCACTACTAA